AGGACCTCCGCGATGTCGTCGCCGGACGTCCGCATGGCCGACGTGCCCCACACCGAGAGCCCCACCGAGCGCGGGTACGTCCCGGTGTCGGCGAGGTGCCGCTCGATCAGCGAGTCGGCCATCGCCTGCCCGGTCTCCCACGCGAGGCGCGACGGGACGGCCTTCGGGTCGACGGTGTAGAAGTTGCGGCCCGTCGGCAGGACGTTGACCAGCCCCCGCAGCGGCGACCCGGACGGGCCCGCGGGGATGAACCCCCCGTCGAGGGCGTGCAGCACGGCGTCCAGCTCGTCGGACGTCCTCGCCAGGCGCGGCACGACCTCCTGCGCCGCGAACTGCAGGATGCGGACGACGTCGGGATCGTCGTGCAGCGTCTCGGCCGCGGACGGCGACCACTTCGCGTCCTCCATGGCCTGCACGAGCGCCTTCGCCTGCGTCTCGATCGCGTCGACGTCCCGCGTGGACGCGATCGCTGCGCCTGCCGGGTCCTTGAGGCCCAGGGCTGCGCGCAGCCCGGGAAGCGACCCGGCGTCCCCGCCCCAGATCTGGGTCGCGCGCAGGATCGCCAGGACGAGGTTGACCCGCGCCTCGCCCTCCGGCGCCTGCCCGAGCACGTGCAGTCCGTCGCGGATCTGCGCGTCCTTGACCTCGCACAGCCAGCCGTCGACGTGGAGGATGAAGTCGTCGAACTCCTCGTCACCCGGCCGCTCCTCCAGCCCGAGGTCCTGGTGCATCTGCGCGGCACGCATGTGCGTCCAGATCTGCGCGCGGATCGCCGGCAGCTTGGCCGGGTCCATCGCTGCGATGTTCGCGTGCTCGTCGAGCAGCTGCTCCAGCTTGGCGATGTCGCCGTACGACTCGGCGCGCGCCATCGGCGGGATGAGGTGGTCCACGATCGTGGCGTGGGCACGGCGCTTGGCCTGCGCGCCCTCACCAGGGTCGTTGATGAGGAACGGGTAGATCAGCGGCAGGTTGCCGATCGCGGCGTCGGTCGCGCACGCGGCCGAGAGGGCGGCGTTCTTGCCCGGCAGCCACTCCATCGAGCCGTGCTTGCCCAGGTGCACGACCGCGTGGGCGCCGAAACCGCCGCGCTCCGGAGCATTCTCGAGCCAGCGGTACGCCGCGAGGTAGTGGTGCGACGGCGCCATGTCGGGATCGTGGTAGATCGCGACCGGGTTCTCGCCGAAGCCGCGCGGCGGCTGGATCAGGATGACCAGGTTGCCCGCGGTGATGGTCGCGAGCACGATCTCGTGCTCGCCGGTGACGAACAGCTCGCCGGGCGCAGCGCCCCACGTCGCGGTCATCGCCGCCTGCAGGTCCGGGTGGAAGTCCGCGAACCACTCGGCGTACCGGGCGGCGGGGATGCGGACGTGGCTCGTGCTGAGCTGGGCGCTCGTCAGCCACTCCTCGTCCTGGCCGCCGGCAGCGATCAGGGCGTGGATCAGCGCGTCGCCCGCCTCGGTGTCGTCCTCGAGGTCCAGGCCCGGGACGTCGCCCGGCGCCCCCAGGTCGTACCCCGCGTCCCGCATGCGCCGCAGCAGCCGGACGGCGGAGACCGGCGTGTCGAGACCCACCGCGTTGCCGACCCGCGAGTGCTTGGTCGGGTACGCCGAGAGCATCACCGCGATCTTGCGGTCCTGCGGCGCGATGTGGCGCAGCCGGGCGTGCGCCACGGCGATGCCGGCGACCCGGGCGCTGCGCTCGGGGTCCGCGACGTAGCGCGGCAGCCCGTCCTCGTCGATCTCCTTGAACGAGAACGGCGCCGTGATGATGCGGCCGTCGAACTCCGGGATCGCGATCTGGTTGGCCGAGTCCAGCGGCGTGACGCCGTCGTCCGAGACCTCCCACTCCTCGCGGCTCGACGTCAGGCACAGCCCCTGGAGGATCGGGATGTCGAGGGCCTTCATGCGCTCGACGTCCCACGACTCGTCGTCACCGCCGGCGCTCACGGTGCCGGGCCTGGTGCCACCGGCCGCGAGCACCGTGACGACCAGGGCGTCCAGCCCGGCCAGCTCGGCGAACAAGGCGTCGGGGGCCGCCCGCAGCGAGGAGCTGAAGACCGGCACGCCGACGGCCTTGCCCGTCGCGTCGATCGCATCGGCCAGCGAGTGCGCGAAGCCGCTGTTGCCGGACGCCTCGTGGGCGCGGTAGTACAGCACCCCGATCCTGGGCCTGGCACCGTCCTCCGACGCGTGGGGCCGCGCCGCCACCCCCCAGTCCGGCAGCACGGCGGGCGGGTCGAACCCCTCGCCGGTCAGCAAGAGGGTGTCGGAGAGGAACGCGTGCAGCTGCGCGAGATTGGCCGGACCCCCTCGGCGAGGTACACGTGGGCGTCCGCCGCGATGCCGATCGGCACCGTCGACTGCTCCATGAGCTCCGCGTTGGGGGTCCGCTCACCGCCGAGCACCACGATCGGCTTGCCGAGGTCGCGGATGCGCCAGAATCCGGGGCACAGGTCCTGCGGTGACCCGAGGATGCGTGCGACGACCAGGTCCGCGGACTCGATCGCGGCCGCCATCGCGGTGTGACCCGGCCTGGCGGGGTTCGCGTACGTGTAGTCCGCGCCCGACGCCCTGGCGGACAACAGGTCGGTGTCGGACGTGGACAGCAGCGCAATGCGCGTCATGTTCCTCCTCGGGGTTCTCGCCCCGTTGGGTTGGACGTCGCACGGTCAGTGTCTGGCTGGGTCGAATCAATTCGACGAAACAGTGGCGGAACCGCCCCGGACTCGCACCGGGTTCCTGAGGTCGTGCGACGAGAGGGCACCAGCCTAAGGGGTCGGCGAGCACCCGGGGCTCGTTCGGCCGCCGCTCCTGGCCGGAAGAACACCCTGTCCCAGGGGTTGCGCACCCCTCACGGCGACGCAACCATGGGGCGAACGACCCAGGGAGCTCCCCATGACGGACCAGGCCCGGACGACCCCAGCGGAACCCCCCTCGGACCTTGAGCGCTCGATCACGGGTCGTCTGCTCTTCTTCTACGTCCTGGGCGACGTCCTCGGCTCGGGGATCTACGCCCTCATCGGCGTCATGGCGTTCACGGTCGGCGGGGCGTTCTGGATCTCGTTCGCCGTCGGCGTCACGATCGCGCTGCTGACGGGCTTCGCGTACGCCGAGCTGATCACGAAGTATCCGCAGGCGGCCGGGGCGGCCCTCTACGCGCACAAGGCGTTCGGCAACCGCGCCCTGACGTTCCTCGTGGCGTTCTGCCTGCTGGCCGCCACGATCGCGGCGGCCGGCACGCTGGCGCGGGTCTTCGGCGGCATCTACTTCAAGGAGTTCGTCGACGGCATCCCCGTGGCCGTCGTCGCGATCACGTTCATCGCGGTGCTGTCGCTGCTGAACTTCCGCGGCATCACGGAGTCGGTGTGGGCCAACATGGTCATGACCCTGATCGAGACGACCGGACTGCTGATCATCCTGGTCATCGGCGGGACCGTCCTGGCCGAGGGCGATGCGGACTTCTCGACGCCGTTCGAGCTCAACGGCGGCAATCCCGCGCTCGTCGTGCTCAGCGGTGTCGCCCTCGCCTTCTTCGCGATGACCGGGTTCGAGAACGCGGCGAACATCGCCGAGGAGACCCGCGAGCCGAGCAAGGTCTTCCCCAAGGCCCTCCTCGGCGGCATGGCCCTCGCCGGGGTGCTCTACATCCTCATCGCGTT
Above is a genomic segment from Aeromicrobium chenweiae containing:
- the cobN gene encoding cobaltochelatase subunit CobN — translated: MLTGEGFDPPAVLPDWGVAARPHASEDGARPRIGVLYYRAHEASGNSGFAHSLADAIDATGKAVGVPVFSSSLRAAPDALFAELAGLDALVVTVLAAGGTRPGTVSAGGDDESWDVERMKALDIPILQGLCLTSSREEWEVSDDGVTPLDSANQIAIPEFDGRIITAPFSFKEIDEDGLPRYVADPERSARVAGIAVAHARLRHIAPQDRKIAVMLSAYPTKHSRVGNAVGLDTPVSAVRLLRRMRDAGYDLGAPGDVPGLDLEDDTEAGDALIHALIAAGGQDEEWLTSAQLSTSHVRIPAARYAEWFADFHPDLQAAMTATWGAAPGELFVTGEHEIVLATITAGNLVILIQPPRGFGENPVAIYHDPDMAPSHHYLAAYRWLENAPERGGFGAHAVVHLGKHGSMEWLPGKNAALSAACATDAAIGNLPLIYPFLINDPGEGAQAKRRAHATIVDHLIPPMARAESYGDIAKLEQLLDEHANIAAMDPAKLPAIRAQIWTHMRAAQMHQDLGLEERPGDEEFDDFILHVDGWLCEVKDAQIRDGLHVLGQAPEGEARVNLVLAILRATQIWGGDAGSLPGLRAALGLKDPAGAAIASTRDVDAIETQAKALVQAMEDAKWSPSAAETLHDDPDVVRILQFAAQEVVPRLARTSDELDAVLHALDGGFIPAGPSGSPLRGLVNVLPTGRNFYTVDPKAVPSRLAWETGQAMADSLIERHLADTGTYPRSVGLSVWGTSAMRTSGDDIAEVLALIGVEPRWDEASRRVNGLRVVPLAELGRPRIDVTVRISGFFRDAFPHVIAILDDAICEVAGLDEPDEQNYVRAHARSDLAEHGDVRRSTTRIFGSKPGSYGAGILQVIEAGNWRDDNDLAEVYTAWGGFAYGRDLDGAPAADDMRASYRRIAVAAKNIDTREHDIADSDDYFQYHGGMVATVRALSGQDPKAYVGDSTTPDAVRTRTLQEETTRVFRARVVNPRWIGAMQRHGYKGAFELAATVDYLFGFDATTGVVHDWMYETLAQEYVLDEVNQAFMKTSNPWALRGIIERLNEAAERDLWADPDPDLLARMQQVYLDVEGDLEDQAP
- a CDS encoding APC family permease — its product is MTDQARTTPAEPPSDLERSITGRLLFFYVLGDVLGSGIYALIGVMAFTVGGAFWISFAVGVTIALLTGFAYAELITKYPQAAGAALYAHKAFGNRALTFLVAFCLLAATIAAAGTLARVFGGIYFKEFVDGIPVAVVAITFIAVLSLLNFRGITESVWANMVMTLIETTGLLIILVIGGTVLAEGDADFSTPFELNGGNPALVVLSGVALAFFAMTGFENAANIAEETREPSKVFPKALLGGMALAGVLYILIAFIAAMVTPLGDLTADEGESGSLLTVVQAGPVAIPELVFSAIALVAVTNTTLVSLVAQSRIMYGMARQGVLPRVFARTHSSRHTPWVAILFTSALVCLLLVTADVDRLATVTVLFLIVVYGMVCVSALKLRGSPLDHDHYTAPTVLLWIGAVANAGILVYTVVDDPGSLVWCGGILAVGVVLYFVNNAVMKRSAPHVDEPVSPT